AAGCAGTTGCCTGGCGCGATCGGGGCATCTTCGCCGGCCTGCACCCGGGCGCCGACAGCGAGCCCCTTGGGCGCGACGATGTAGGCGCGCTCGCCATCGGCGTAGAGCAGCAGAGCCAGGTGCGCGGTGCGATTCGGATCGTATTCGAGCCGCTCCACCTTCGCCGGCACGCCCACCTTGTTGCGCTTGAAATCCACGACCCGGTAGCGCTGCTTGTGGCCGCCGCCCTGATGACGGACGGTGATCCGCCCGGCATTGTTGCGACCGCCATGCTTGGTCTTCTTCGCGACGAGCGGCCCGTACGGGGCGCCCTTGTAAAGCTCGGGAGCCTGCACCTTGACGACGAAGCGCCGGCCGGCCGAGGTCGGATTTGTCTTTACGATTGGCATCTTGTTTCGTCCAGGTTGCTGGCTCGCCCAGCGCCGTTAGGCGCCGCCGAAATCGATTTCCTGACCGGGCATCAGGCGCACGTACGCCTTGCGCCAGTCCTTGCGCTTGCCGTAGAGCCGACCGAAACGCTTGACCTTGCCCTTCACATTCAAGACCTGCACCTGATCGACGGCGACATCGAACATCATCTCGACGGCCCCCGCGATCTCGCGCTTGGTCGCATCCGGGGTCACGCGAAAGGCGTACTGGCTGGCGGTCTCCGCGCCACGTGCCGCCTTCTCCGAGATCACTGGACTCAACAGGACCTTCGACAACCGCTCCTTATTCATACCAGCCGCTCCTCCAGTCTGCGAATCGCCGCCTCGGTCGCGATCACCTGCTCGAACGCGATCAGGCTGACCGGGTCCGCCTCGCGGGCCAACAGCACGTCGACGCCGACCAGGTTGCGCGCGGCGAGCACGAGGTTGTCATCCAGCTCGTCGATCAGGATCAGCACGTCCTTCAGGCCCATCTCGGCCAGACGCCCAGCCAGTTCCTTCGTCTTCGGCGCGGCCAGCGTCAGAGAGGACACGACGATCAATCGCTCTTGGCGGACCAACTCGGAGAGAATTGAGCGCACAGCGCCCTGATACATCTTCCGGTTGACCTTCTGCGCATAGTTGCGAGGCTGCGCCGCGAAGGTCACACCGCCGCTGCGCCACAGCGGACTGCGGGTAGTCCCGGCGCGGGCCCGGCCCGTACCCTTCTGCCGCCAGGGCTTGGCGCCACCACCGCGGACCGCGGCGCGACTTTTCTGCGCCTTAGTACCCGCTCGGCTCGCAGCCAAGAACGCCGTGACGACCTGATGGACGAGGCCCGGCTTGTACTCGACACCGAATACCCGATCGGACACCGCTAGGGGCTCAGCCGCCCCGGTATCGCTTCGTTTCGCGAGATCCATTGCTTATCCGCCCTTGTTCTTGCCCTTCACCGAAGGCGTCACGACCAATCGACCACCGGCCGGGCCGGGCACCCCGCCGCGCACCAGTAGCAGGTTGCGCTCGGTGTCGACGCGCACGACCTCCAGATTCTGCTGGCAGCGCTTCACGTTGCCCATCTGGCCAGCCATCTTCTTGCCCTTCCAGACGCGACCCGGCGACTGATTCTGCCCGATCGAGCCGGGCGCGCGATGCGACAGCGAGTTACCGTGGGTGGCGTCCTGGGTGCTGAAATTGTGCCGCCGGATGACCCCGGCGAAACCGCGGCCCTTGGTCACGCCGCGCACGTCAACGCTCTGACCGGGCTCGAAGATCGAGATCGAGACCTCGGCACCGGGCTCCAGCTGCTCACCGTCACCGTCGTCGAGCCGAAACTCGTGAAGATGCTGCCCAGCCTCGATCCCGGCGCTCGCAAAGTGTCCCGCCATCGGCTTGGTGACCCGCGAGGGCCGACGCGTGCCGGCCGCGACCTGCACCGCGCGATACCCGTCCCGCTCAGGCGTCTTCAGCTGGGCGACACGATTCGGCTGGACCTCGATTACGGTCACCGGGATAGTCGCACCATCGTCGGTGAAGATCCGGGTCATGCCGGCCTTGCGCCCGATTATTCCGATCGTCATGGCTCTCAACCTCAACTCAGCCTGATCTGCACGTCCACGCCGGCTGCCAGATCCAGCTTCATCAGCGCATCCACGGTCTTGTCCGTCGGGTCGACGATATCCATCAGCCGCTTGTGGGTGCGCAGCTCGTACTGATCACGCGCGTCCTTGTTGACATGCGGCGAGACCAGCACCGTGAAGCGCTCCTTCTTCGACGGCAGCGGCACCGGGCCACGCACCTGGGCGCCCGTGCGTTTCGCCGTATCGACGATCTCCCGCGCCGACTGATCGATCAGGCGATGATCGAAGGCCTTGAGACGGATACGTATTCTCTGGTTCGCCATGTCGCTTACTCGATGACCTTGGAGACGACGCCGGCGCCGACGGTCCGACCACCTTCGCGCACCGCGAAGCGCAGCCCCTCTTCCATCGCAATCGGCGCAATCAACTGCACCGTCATGCGCACGTTGTCACCCGGCATCACCATCTCCACGCCCTCGGGCAGCTCGCACGCCCCCGTCACGTCCGTCGTGCGGAAGTAGAACTGCGGCCGATACCCGTTGAAGAACGGCGTGTGACGACCTCCCTCTTCCTTGCCCAGCACGTACACCTCGGCCTCGAAGTGCGTGTGCGGCGTGATGCTCCCGGGCTTCGCCAACACCTGACCGCGCTCGACATCGTCGCGCTTGGTGCCGCGCAGCAGCGCGCCGATGTTGTCGCCCGCCTGCCCTTGATCGAGCAGCTTGCGGAACATCTCCACGCCCGTGCACGTGGTCTTGGTGGTGTCCTTGATGCCGACGATCGCGACTTCGTCGCCTACCTTGATGATGCCACGCTCGACGCGCCCGGTGACCACGGTGCCGCGACCCGAGATCGAGAAGACGTCTTCGATCGGCATCAGGAACGCCCCGTCGATCGCACGCTCGGGCTCGGGTATGTAGCTGTCGAGCGCTTCCATTAGCTTGTCGATCGCCGGCCCACCCTGCTCGCTCTCATCGCCTTCCAGCGCCTTGAGCGCCGAGCCGGTGATGATCGGCGTGTCGTCGCCCGGGAAGCCGTAGCTGTCGAGCAGCTCGCGCACTTCCATCTCGACCAGCTCCAAAAGCTCGGCGTCGTCGACCATGTCCGACTTGTTCAGGAACACGACGATGTAGGGCACGCCCACCTGGCGTGCCAGCAGGATGTGCTCGCGCGTCTGCGGCATCGGACCATCGGCCGCCGAGACGACCAAGATCGCGCCGTCCATCTGCGCCGCACCCGTGATCATGTTCTTCACGTAGTCGGCGTGACCGGGGCAGTCCACGTGCGCGTAGTGGCGATTGTCGGTCTCGTACTCGACGTGTGCCGTCGCGATCGTGATGCCGCGCTCGCGCTCTTCCGGCGCATTGTCGATCTGGTCGTAGGCGCGCGCCTCACCACCGAATTTCTTCGCC
This portion of the Thioflavicoccus mobilis 8321 genome encodes:
- the rpsJ gene encoding 30S ribosomal protein S10, with product MANQRIRIRLKAFDHRLIDQSAREIVDTAKRTGAQVRGPVPLPSKKERFTVLVSPHVNKDARDQYELRTHKRLMDIVDPTDKTVDALMKLDLAAGVDVQIRLS
- the rplD gene encoding 50S ribosomal protein L4 — translated: MDLAKRSDTGAAEPLAVSDRVFGVEYKPGLVHQVVTAFLAASRAGTKAQKSRAAVRGGGAKPWRQKGTGRARAGTTRSPLWRSGGVTFAAQPRNYAQKVNRKMYQGAVRSILSELVRQERLIVVSSLTLAAPKTKELAGRLAEMGLKDVLILIDELDDNLVLAARNLVGVDVLLAREADPVSLIAFEQVIATEAAIRRLEERLV
- the rplW gene encoding 50S ribosomal protein L23; translation: MNKERLSKVLLSPVISEKAARGAETASQYAFRVTPDATKREIAGAVEMMFDVAVDQVQVLNVKGKVKRFGRLYGKRKDWRKAYVRLMPGQEIDFGGA
- the rplC gene encoding 50S ribosomal protein L3: MTIGIIGRKAGMTRIFTDDGATIPVTVIEVQPNRVAQLKTPERDGYRAVQVAAGTRRPSRVTKPMAGHFASAGIEAGQHLHEFRLDDGDGEQLEPGAEVSISIFEPGQSVDVRGVTKGRGFAGVIRRHNFSTQDATHGNSLSHRAPGSIGQNQSPGRVWKGKKMAGQMGNVKRCQQNLEVVRVDTERNLLLVRGGVPGPAGGRLVVTPSVKGKNKGG
- the tuf gene encoding elongation factor Tu, yielding MSKGKFERKKPHVNVGTIGHVDHGKTTLTAAITLHQAKKFGGEARAYDQIDNAPEERERGITIATAHVEYETDNRHYAHVDCPGHADYVKNMITGAAQMDGAILVVSAADGPMPQTREHILLARQVGVPYIVVFLNKSDMVDDAELLELVEMEVRELLDSYGFPGDDTPIITGSALKALEGDESEQGGPAIDKLMEALDSYIPEPERAIDGAFLMPIEDVFSISGRGTVVTGRVERGIIKVGDEVAIVGIKDTTKTTCTGVEMFRKLLDQGQAGDNIGALLRGTKRDDVERGQVLAKPGSITPHTHFEAEVYVLGKEEGGRHTPFFNGYRPQFYFRTTDVTGACELPEGVEMVMPGDNVRMTVQLIAPIAMEEGLRFAVREGGRTVGAGVVSKVIE